In Bacillota bacterium, a single window of DNA contains:
- a CDS encoding succinate dehydrogenase iron-sulfur subunit — translation MHVKIHIRRFDPERSAKPYWAHYDVEVEPTDRLLDALNYIKGHIDGSLAYRRSCAHGICGSDAMMINGVNRLACKVLIKELGSDIRVGPLTGLKVLKDLIVDMEPFFESYRVVKPYLIVDESELPDREQLQTPEQRQRFDDTTKCILCGACTTSCPVFWSNGRYIGPAAIVAAHRFIFDSRDRGADRRLEILGGRDGAFRCRTIFNCTEACPRGIQVTRAIQEVKQAIVERGF, via the coding sequence ATGCACGTAAAGATTCACATCCGGCGCTTCGACCCGGAACGAAGCGCCAAACCTTACTGGGCGCACTACGACGTGGAGGTCGAACCCACGGACCGGCTTCTGGACGCGCTCAACTACATCAAGGGGCACATCGATGGAAGCCTCGCGTACCGCCGGTCGTGCGCGCACGGCATCTGCGGATCCGACGCCATGATGATAAACGGGGTGAACCGGCTCGCCTGCAAGGTGCTCATCAAGGAGCTGGGAAGCGACATCCGGGTGGGGCCGCTCACGGGCTTGAAGGTGCTCAAGGACCTCATCGTGGACATGGAGCCCTTCTTCGAGTCCTACCGGGTGGTCAAGCCATACCTCATCGTGGACGAAAGCGAGCTGCCCGACCGGGAGCAGCTCCAAACACCCGAGCAGCGCCAAAGATTCGACGACACGACCAAGTGCATCCTGTGCGGGGCCTGCACCACCTCCTGCCCGGTGTTCTGGTCGAACGGCCGTTACATCGGCCCTGCGGCCATCGTGGCGGCTCACCGGTTCATCTTCGACAGCCGTGACCGGGGGGCTGACAGGCGCCTGGAAATCCTGGGCGGCAGGGACGGCGCCTTCCGGTGCCGGACTATCTTCAACTGTACGGAGGCATGCCCGCGGGGCATCCAGGTGACCAGGGCCATCCAGGAGGTCAAGCAGGCCATCGT